Sequence from the Esox lucius isolate fEsoLuc1 chromosome 6, fEsoLuc1.pri, whole genome shotgun sequence genome:
ACCATAATACCactggttcttctgttcaaaggcagtgatTCATTTTCACCTACAGTATCATGGCTTCTGGAATTGTGATTCAACAACTACAACTTTGACACACTGCAGTCTCCTTCTCACAGTTGACTGATTCACTTTGACATGGATTGTGGTAAGACTGTTGCCTATTTTCCAAAAGCTCTGagagacttctatgagcatTTGTCCATACCCCATTGGGTTGAATTTGCTGGGATGACCTTTTCTATGTAGAATTCCAGGGGTCTGGACTTTCCTCCATTTCTTGATGCTCCATTGGACAGTGAATACTTCTGAATTGATTGGAAAGGGCTTTGTAACCACTCCCACACTATGGGCAtccataattgtttttcttaagGCTTCTGATAGGTGACATGTTAATTTTTAGGGGGATAGGGGTGAGTGGCCTGTTCCTTTGGCTCAACTGGGCTCCAATCAAACATGTATCACAGACTTTTCCCTGAACCCACTGACCTCTCCATTCACAGGCCCTCACGGTCTCTCATTGATCAGAATCCGATGACTGCATAGATCCacaatcctcccctcaataatcATCTGTTTCAGTAAGTTAGCAGACTCAGTTGGTGTAGGATAAATGAAGATGAGATAAAGCTCAAGGCAGTATCTCAAATGGCACCTCATACTGCAGATCTTGTGGTGGACACCCGTCATGAAAAATAGACCGATTTTAAATTTACACAGAAAACAGGGTGCATTTCGTACACAGTCCGAAGGTTGATCTGTCCATGGAATGACAGTCACTAACCCTGACCTGGTTTCTCATAGTGCAGCAAAGTCTAGGCTTGAAATTGAGTCAGAGCTCAGTGCAAGTAGGTGTATGTGCAGCTCCATGTTATTATCATGtcactaatatatatatatacacgtaTGTACAGGCCATCTGGCTCTAGTTGGTACTTCTGCTTTTTAGGAAAACACAAGAAAGACAACAAGGAGATTTCCTCTTTCTGAGAATTACTGAGTTACTCTTCACACGCAAACAACTGGACCGAAAGGTCAGGGAAGACACTGCAGACTGCTAAAACTTGACCTAGTCTGAACAGTTACAGACATAATATATCCCTATGTTAAGTATTGGTGGagttttttaatctttttactTTATTAAGAAATTTGAATGAAACACGCATTTTCGGGCCGGtacttgcaaaaaaaaaaatgcactggAAGACTTCAATCAataaatctagctagctagctagctctatGGTTAAATACAGAAAAGAACACAGTGGCTGGTGGCTGGCAAACTCAGacgtttgtttttgtaaagcattttattttattttttatttctttacctTCGCCATGCCCATGGCATGAACATGTATTTACTACCTGTGGAAATACTGGCATGCAACCGcaataacaacatggtaacACTAGTGCATGCACGTGAAGTGTCATTAAAACTGGCGAATAAAAACATGGTTTTcactctttttcttttccccGCCCACAACAGTGCTGTAGTACCTTACCCTCTCCTTCGATCCCGCGTGCGGAAGAATCGGTCTGATATGCGGGTGAAAACCCCGGTCAGGACCGGTTTGTACACCGAGTACACCAGCCTCCTCCATGACATGGGAGCCGCCATCATACTGTCGTTTCAATCAACCCAACTTTATTAACACACTTTCACTGACTGAGGTAAAATGGGTTTCATATTCAAACATTCAACAGCCATTCACTGCTAGAATACCTATTTAAACATTCAGTGATTCTTGAGATGCAACTTTCTTTAGCACTGTTGTAGTTAATGCATGAAGTTAgccttttatttaatttaaatcacagtatatgaaaatgttaatgcaaataaatgcaTACAGACATCACTAACTACAGAATTTGTTGATGAAAGATTGCTCTCAGCAATCAGTGAAGAATGGAAGTtgttttcaacatttaaatatgGTAGCAGTGAATGTCTGTTAAATGTCTTTCAGTGAAACCAACTTTACCTCAATCACAGTACTGGTGAACATCAGCTTTATTATtgtgtaatataatataaataaacgATTATGccctaattacattttattgagaaCAGAAtttggatgaaaaaaaaatgtcaataaCTGATGCTGTCTGGTCAAGTTGCTCTCAGTGGTGCAACTGCATGCATACCGTTTTGAAAATCTGATCATTCATAATATTTTCAGCATGAGAAGTGTAATGACGTAGTGACATTTCTACACGTCTGTTTATTTATGACACTGTTTTGATAACTGGCAATATTATTCCAAGAAAAGCTTTCACTCTATTGCGAGGAAAAAGCTGATAAATCAAGTTTCAGTTCATGCGCGACCTCTTGCGGTCTCCAGTGTGTCTCTTCTAGAGCTGTGATAAGGCCACTTTATTGTACTACCATACATGTTAGCTATCTAATGGAGATATTCCAagacaaaatatgtatttgagaCGGGAGCCCACCTAACATCCTAGTATGCAGAAAGCTTTGGATAACTGCAAACGTGCAGGCTATTACCTGGTCATCTTTCTTCGCTTAATTTATAGCTTACCGTAATAAGCATGAGTGTAAGTTGTGTAAACTTTGTTAATCAGTGCAGTCAGCAGTAAACTTGTCTAAGTCGTTAGGCGAGTTGTCGGCCAGGAATTATAGTTTTCCTCAAGGATAAATAAGCGGCTCCAACTCATTTCACCTTGTCAGGGCAGAGCCTGCCGGAGTGGAGGGGAAGGGAGGACTCAGCAGCAGCCAATACGGGAATCGTCCCGTAAAAGAAGGTCACACGCTGATTGTTTATTGGCAATCTGccaagagtgtgtgtgcgtctgtatgtgtgtgtgtgtgtgtgtgtgtgcgcgcgtgtatgtgtgtgtcggtgtgtgtgcgcgtgtgtttacTGGAAGAACCTCAGAACTGAGGAGGTGGAGCCTTACGAATATCAGCTCTACTAGTTGGCCACCTTAACACAGCCCGTTTGCTGGAGGAGATATAGAAAGAAAGCGAGGACGCCGACGGCTTTGCAGACAATAACCACTAATTATTTCGTCGGCAAGAAGAAGCGTCGTTAATGACCAGGTTAAGAAATGATTTAACGCGAAGACATTTGGGGACCGTGGATATTTTCTGCCCCCTGAGAGGAACGCTGGAGCCTGGGACAGGAAAGATCTCCAAGGTAAATAAACAGGCTCGTACACTGTCCTTAAACCGTTGCCCATCAGTCTGTATCCCCCAACTGCATATGCGTGCATTGTGCCAGTGTTAGACTTTGCAATTACGAGAAACCTAATAATAGTGGCGGCGATGTGCTCAGCTATTTGGTCTCGAGCAATTAATTGCCTCTTCAAAAATCCCAGGGAGTCGGGTTCCTATTGAGAACGAACTGTAAATGGCGCAGTGCAGAACAGGACTACGCTATGGTTGGGACACACACTCTCCCCTTTCCAGATAACATTGTTGATTTTTCACTACGATTCAGACAGACCGTGTTTAGAATATGCGGAGCTAGCCGAATTATGGCGCCTCCGGGCGCTTTAAGTGGCACATGCGCTGGTCCTTGGAGAATATAGGTCCCGTTCGGTCCCCACTGATCGGTAACAAAGCGAGAGAGTTAGCGTAGGTCCAAATGTCCGGGGTTGCCTATTTGCCCTGAAACTGGAGAACCACAGCCGCTGCTGAAACGAGCTGCAAGCTGCATGGGAATGAGGTTATTTATTCAGAATGAACCGAGACTCATTCATGATAATCCGGTTTCCCGAAATCCCCCCGGGGTTGCGCGCGATCGAAGGCAATTGAATACAGTATCAAATTCGTCTGACTGCtggagagcgagaaagagagagagagagggagatgacaGTGAAGTTGTTTAATGATTACTTTATAGTATATCGTGTATAACGTTGTTAATGAATGGCCACAGTCACATAGGGGACCTTAATGTCGGCATGTTCAAACAGAGCACCAGTTGTTCAGGACATGGTATAGGCTACTTATGTagttatatgtatataaatatgcaCTGCATTTTTGACATGTTAGTGGTTTGGGGTATATAGAGAATGACCCATTCACCGTGTGACTACGATTTTACTAAAAATAGGTTTGGCGTGTTTTCGTGGATCGGTTTTCCTATACAAGATGTAATTTCTAAGCTATTGTTGAAAATACATAATTCTGtttaaaagtgttttaaattattttattcagtggGTATGCCTTAATGTTGATTCAGTTGGGAAAATCTACCTCATCTGACCTTTGAAGTGCTTGCGTAAGGATCAGTTACGTTGACGCTATTATAATTACCATTGTCACTCTCCCACTCTCCATTGCCCTGTATCCATCTCCTGCACAGGGATTTTATCTTGTTActtctgcccttgagcaaggcaattAACCTCATTTCTCTCCGGTAGTCCAGTGTTGCAGCTACTTGCACCATTCCGTCTGGAAGTGTTAAAAGCAGAAGTTACTTTAGGAATGACACTAAAGTGGGCCTAATATAATTCCTAACATCTCTGGTCTCTCCACAGCTGTCTGCGGTGGGAGGTCTGTCTGTGGTCTTCTCTGGACTTCTCCTCAGTGTCGTCGCACTGGGAAAAGCGTGTCTTCCCCACCTCCCTTGCGCCCTCCCCCCCTCTTCCCTGCCTCCCTCACATCCTCTCCCCACACCCCTCAcaccctcccccaccctcctccctcAAGTCCTCTCGCCTCTTCACCCACTCCTGCACGCCTTTGTCCTCCTCTTACCCTTTCCCCACAATTCGCACTCTCCCCTttccttcctcccccctcctctccttcccctcctccctgcTCTGGACCCCCCACCCCTCGGTCCGCGAGCCGAGCGGGGGGGTCAGGGCGCCATGGTAACCCACAGCAGGCGCAACCCCCCCGCCATGAGCAGCGTACCCCCCCCAGGGgccagaggtcaggggtcagagatGCCTCCCCAACGCTACAAACCCTTCAGCTCACACGCACACTACCAACAGGTCAGGTCACTAAAGTCACCATGTGACCAGCTCCGTTTGTTCTTTAGGCAAACCTACTTAAATGAACCCATCATTATCATTTCTCCTTTGTTCTCAGGTGATTTGTTCAGTTGCTATGAGTACAACATCATTTATTATGGTTCCTGCCCTAGGAACCTTGTCTGCAGTAAAATAGAGACTGTACTAAACAACACGTAATAATACATGGTTCCCCTGGTTTAGGTTCTGTGCGCTGTGCGTAAGCTCCAGGAGAGTGGCTTCTACTGGGGTGCCGTGGGTGGTCGTGAGGCCAGCTCCCTGCTCCGCTCCCAGCCGCCCGGTACCTTCCTGGTTCGAGACTCCTCCGACCACCATTACTTCTTCACTCTATCGGTCCAGACAGCCTGCGGGACCAAGAACCTCCGCATCCACAGCCAGGGGGAGAGTTTTTACCTGCAGCCTGACCCGCAGTGCTCACACACGCCTCCGCGCTTCGACTGCGTGCTCAAACTGATCGGACACTACATGGGGAAGGAGGGCGGCGGcggcggaggaggaggagaggtgggggggagCGCGGCGGAGGGGGACCCCGTGGGGCCCGGGAGTGTGTATCTGATCCACTCGGGGGGAGAGAAGGTTCCGCTGGAGCTGCGTCGGCCCCTCCCCTCCTCATTGTCCTCCCTGCAGCACCTCTGTAGGAGGACCCTGAACGGACACCCCCGCGACACACACCAGCTTCCTCACACAGTCAGAGACTTCCTGGAGGAGTATGATGCCCCCatctgacccacacacacacacacacacctcgtcACCACTAGGAGACTTTAAGAGTGCAAGATGATCCTAAGTTGATGCCATTGCTTTAGTTAACTATGGATACCCCTCCTCTCCTgggcagacagacgggcagTTGGGAGTCAGGATGAAGCTGGGCTGGGTGGGGggtcaaatgttttttccctGTCAACCGGTGATCAATTCTCCCAGCAGGCGCTGTGATCTGGCAGTGAGGAAGATTAACCAGAAAATGCACAGAGTGAATGGGCACACAcaagcaaatacacacacacatacacacacacacacacacacgtgctgTTGTCTGTGGTTTGTTTTGCCTTGGCTGAGGTACAGCTGTCTCCCTCTGTGAGTAGAAGTGTTCCTGTCTTCCGCTTTTTCCTGCCTGACATGTAAAATGGGTTCACTGGACTAAGAGAGGCAgcgagggaaagaaagagcTGAGGGGGGGACGGGTGAGAGGCATAgttagagagaaggagaaagaggtgaggggggacagggggagcCATAGTTAGAAAGGAGAAAGAGCTGAGGGAGGAATGGGGAGGGGTGTAGTCAgcaagaaggagaaagagggcgGGGACTGGGGAGAACTGCATTGCATTAGAACCCAGGGGCCCAGGACAGAGAGGACATGTTTGTGTACATTGTAACGTCCACATTTCCACTGCTGCCTGCCAACTAGCATTGCCTCATAGGAGGGTGTGGGGGAACCAGGGCTGACCACAGCCACAGGCTTCATAcagcacacgcgcgcacacactgaAGTTAGCCTAGATATAGCTTCACTGCAGCTCTTCTGTTAGACCGTGATGGaggtgtctctgtctccccctctagCTGGGACTCTGAAGACTGCGCCACTGAAATGTGAAGGTAATTTCGATTTAGCCGGGAACAGCAGAATGTGAAAGCAGTCTCCCCTAGTGCAGGGACATTGCCCTTAAAATTCTTATCACGCTGTTAGGCCTATAGACTAAAAGCAGGATTTAGTCTCTCTCtgacccccgccccccccaacATATCTTTCAgtttctctctgcccccccaccccaccatccGCAACATCTTTTTGAGAACAGGAGTTGTGACAGTGAGTCTGAGCAGGACGTTGTTAGTCAGACAAAAGTTCTGGCCGCGGACCAAAGCTAACAGTAGATCTTATTATCTATGACAGACGGGCACAAACAACATTGGGTGTCCCGAGTGCGCCCTTTTCCCTGTTGCATTTCAAACACAGTGCCCTGTGTAGAATTCAGGGTGCTGGTTGGGGCTCTAGAAAAAAACAGCAACTGAAGCTTAAAGTAGTCTGCAGTCAGTCGCTAGCGGTGGAGGTGGTGGGATGAGTCCGGCTGAGGGGGGATGAGGGGGGAGAGACATGGTGGGGATGAGCCGGGGGAGGTTAGAGGTTGTCTCggtgaaaacaatgacaaacccATACTTTGatggggatgatgatgatgatgatgatgatgatgatgcttcAGCTGAATCCACATCTTTCTGCTAGGATCCTCGGTAGGAGAGCAGCCTTCTTCATTTGTATCATATACTATTGTCTTATCGGCATAATGTGTGGCACCAGCCCGTCTGTGTGTCAGAAGTACTCGTCTTTTATAAAGACAGCTCATACCCTTGTCACTAGGCTGGTAGACAGTGCTCAACCATCTGGAACTGAAcaaaacacattacaaaacagaaatggAAACAGGAACTTTGCACATATTTATATTTCTAAGGTATTTCAATAATTTATATTAAAGAGCACTATTtttacaaaatggaaataattaTCCTTTTGCCTTCATTTGTCTGTCTTTTGTTcataactaaaataaataatcaaaccGTAGAACTATATGCCCAAGAGTTACTTTGAACAATTTCCACTGAGTAAAAACACGTCTATTTGTCGAACAGTGCATGAGCAAAGTTTAGTAACAGACTGATGATACAAACCTTATTTTCTCAACACACTTTCaagttaataatatatattttttggtctaCATTTCTATGGAAGTTGTTCAAAGAGCAGTGTTATTGTTTAACATTCATTGGTGTTTTGTCTAAGATACACTTTCAAGTGAAAAAAGTGAGTGTCAGTGTTACTCTGATACTGTAAAGGTGCAGTCTATCTCTGCTTTCTGAGTATCACAGCTGAAGGTGTTAACAGAAAACAAGCGCCATGGTTAAGACAGATACACAATGAGGTTTCCggtacacattcacacatctaTCACACTTATACAAAACATCTTTCAGCTTTCTCACATCATAAAGGGAAAAAAACCACACCTACACAGTTTCATTTCTACATTAGTGGTTTCTACCTCAAGGTTTTTAACTTGAAGGTAGAGCTGATGAGGAGCGATCATGCAACTTGCCAA
This genomic interval carries:
- the socs3b gene encoding suppressor of cytokine signaling 3b, with translation MTRLRNDLTRRHLGTVDIFCPLRGTLEPGTGKISKLSAVGGLSVVFSGLLLSVVALGKACLPHLPCALPPSSLPPSHPLPTPLTPSPTLLPQVLSPLHPLLHAFVLLLPFPHNSHSPLSFLPPPLLPLLPALDPPPLGPRAERGGQGAMVTHSRRNPPAMSSVPPPGARGQGSEMPPQRYKPFSSHAHYQQVLCAVRKLQESGFYWGAVGGREASSLLRSQPPGTFLVRDSSDHHYFFTLSVQTACGTKNLRIHSQGESFYLQPDPQCSHTPPRFDCVLKLIGHYMGKEGGGGGGGGEVGGSAAEGDPVGPGSVYLIHSGGEKVPLELRRPLPSSLSSLQHLCRRTLNGHPRDTHQLPHTVRDFLEEYDAPI